One part of the Musa acuminata AAA Group cultivar baxijiao chromosome BXJ1-5, Cavendish_Baxijiao_AAA, whole genome shotgun sequence genome encodes these proteins:
- the LOC135673837 gene encoding FT-interacting protein 3-like, protein MSNLKLGVEVLSAHDLISKDGQGSVSPYVELRFDGQKFRTTIKEKDVNPVWNESFYFNVSDPSTLSDCPLEAHVYHFNRATNSGSFIGKVRLAGTSFVPYSDAVDLHYPLEKRGIFSRVKGELGLKVFVTDDPSIRSSVPQPAFDPILGSPASSHAQQPQAEVTGSSLNPFQESRPEPLRTFHHLAREQQQQPPQPYYSAAGQAVDQSVRYATDEMKSEPPRVVKMFSSSSSQQPVDFQLKETSPSLGGGRIIGGRMIPGEKAGAFDLVEKMEYLFVRVVKARALPAKDITGSLDPFVEVRLGNYKGTTRHFEKNQSPEWNQVFAFARERVQASFMEVVLKDKDLVKDDFVGLVRFDLNEVPSRVPPDSPLAPEWYRLEDKKGEKIKGELMLAVWYGTQADESFAYATHSDAVPAVDAHTLSNYIRAKVYHAPRLWYVRVNVIEAHDIFVSDKKRFPDVLCKARIGGQLMKTKAIQSRTPNFLWNEEFMFVAAEPFEEDLILSVEDRVAHNKDEEIGRVHVPLAAVEKRADDRIIRSKWWNLKRPVAVDVDQLKEDKFSSKIHVRICLDGGYHVLDESTQYSSDLRPTAKQLWKPPIGLLELGVLNATGLHPMKTRDGKGTCDSYCVAKYGHKWVRTRTIVDNMSPRFNEQYTWDVYDHATVLTVGVFDNCQLSEKDSSTGGNKDVKIGKVRIRLSTLETGRIYTNTYPLLVLHNSGVKKMGELHLAIRFSVTSMVNSMFIYSKPLLPKMHYIRPLPIIQQEMLRHQAVQIVAARLSRMEPPLRKEVVEYMSDAHSHLWSMRRSKANFFRLMSVFSGLFAVAKWFGDVCSWKNPVTTILVHILFIMLVCFPELILPTIFLYMFLIGVWNYRFRPRYPPHMNTKISSVEAVDPDELDEEFDTYPTSRNPEIVRMRYDRLRSVAGRIQTVVGDIATQGERLHLLLTWRDPRATAMFLVFCLCAAMVLYVTPLQVVAAAAGFYLMRHPRFRHKLPSVPVNFFRRLPARTDSLL, encoded by the coding sequence ATGAGCAATCTTAAACTGGGGGTTGAAGTCCTCAGTGCTCATGACCTCATCAGCAAGGATGGTCAAGGCTCTGTCAGTCCTTATGTCGAACTCCGTTTCGATGGCCAAAAATTCCGAACCACCATCAAGGAGAAGGACGTTAACCCCGTTTGGAATGAGAGCTTCTACTTCAACGTCTCTGATCCGTCCACCCTCTCTGACTGCCCCCTCGAAGCCCACGTCTACCACTTTAACAGGGCGACCAACTCCGGGTCCTTCATCGGGAAGGTGCGGCTTGCAGGAACCTCCTTCGTCCCCTACTCCGACGCGGTGGACTTGCACTATCCGTTGGAGAAGCGTGGGATCTTCTCACGCGTTAAAGGAGAACTCGGCCTCAAGGTGTTCGTCACCGATGACCCTTCCATAAGGTCTTCCGTTCCTCAGCCAGCTTTCGATCCAATCCTTGGCAGCCCTGCTTCAAGCCATGCGCAGCAACCTCAGGCTGAGGTCACCGGTTCGAGCCTGAACCCGTTCCAGGAGAGCAGACCCGAGCCACTTCGGACCTTCCACCACCTCGCtagagagcagcagcagcagccgccgCAGCCGTACTACTCTGCAGCAGGTCAAGCGGTCGATCAGTCGGTGAGGTACGCGACGGACGAGATGAAATCCGAGCCGCCTCGAGTCGTGAAGATGTTCTCGTCGTCGTCCTCTCAGCAGCCGGTGGACTTCCAGCTCAAAGAAACCAGCCCTTCCCTGGGCGGCGGACGGATCATCGGCGGCCGGATGATACCCGGGGAAAAGGCGGGCGCCTTCGACCTGGTGGAGAAGATGGAGTACCTCTTCGTGCGGGTGGTGAAGGCGCGTGCGCTGCCGGCCAAGGACATCACGGGGAGCCTCGACCCGTTCGTGGAGGTGAGACTTGGCAATTACAAGGGAACCACGAGGCATTTTGAGAAGAACCAGAGCCCGGAGTGGAACCAAGTGTTCGCGTTCGCCAGGGAACGAGTGCAAGCTTCGTTCATGGAGGTGGTGCTCAAGGACAAGGACCTCGTCAAGGATGACTTCGTGGGGCTCGTGCGCTTCGATCTGAACGAGGTCCCTTCGCGAGTCCCCCCCGACAGCCCGCTAGCTCCCGAGTGGTACCGGCTCGAGGACAAGAAGGGGGAGAAGATTAAAGGCGAGCTGATGCTGGCTGTGTGGTATGGAACCCAAGCTGATGAGTCCTTCGCCTACGCCACGCACTCCGACGCCGTTCCCGCTGTTGACGCCCACACCTTGAGCAACTACATACGCGCAAAGGTGTACCATGCGCCGAGGCTATGGTACGTCCGAGTCAACGTCATTGAGGCCCACGACATCTTTGTTTCCGACAAGAAAAGGTTCCCGGACGTGCTCTGCAAAGCTCGGATCGGAGGCCAGCTGATGAAGACGAAGGCGATCCAGTCCCGGACGCCCAACTTCCTGTGGAACGAAGAGTTCATGTTCGTGGCGGCAGAGCCTTTCGAGGAGGACCTGATCCTGTCCGTGGAAGATCGCGTCGCGCACAACAAAGACGAGGAGATCGGCCGCGTTCACGTACCTTTGGCCGCCGTGGAAAAGCGCGCCGATGACCGGATCATCCGCTCCAAGTGGTGGAACCTGAAGAGGCCGGTGGCGGTGGACGTGGACCAGCTGAAGGAGGACAAGTTCTCCAGCAAGATCCACGTCCGCATCTGCCTCGACGGAGGATATCATGTGCTCGACGAGTCCACCCAGTACAGCAGCGACCTGCGGCCCACGGCGAAGCAGCTGTGGAAGCCTCCGATCGGGCTGCTCGAGCTCGGCGTCCTGAACGCGACCGGTCTCCACCCCATGAAGACGAGGGACGGGAAGGGCACCTGCGACTCCTACTGCGTCGCCAAGTATGGCCACAAGTGGGTGAGAACTCGCACTATCGTCGACAACATGAGCCCGAGGTTCAATGAGCAGTACACCTGGGACGTTTACGACCACGCCACCGTCCTCACCGTCGGCGTCTTCGACAATTGCCAGCTTAGCGAGAAAGATTCCAGCACCGGCGGCAACAAGGACGTGAAGATTGGGAAGGTCAGAATCCGTCTCTCCACGCTGGAAACCGGGCGCATCTACACCAACACCTACCCGCTGCTGGTGCTCCACAACTCGGGCGTCAAGAAGATGGGCGAGCTCCACCTTGCCATTCGGTTCTCGGTGACGTCGATGGTCAACAGCATGTTCATCTACTCGAAACCGCTCCTGCCCAAGATGCACTACATCCGCCCGTTACCCATAATCCAGCAAGAGATGCTCCGCCACCAAGCTGTGCAGATCGTGGCCGCTCGGCTGAGCCGAATGGAGCCACCGCTGCGGAAGGAGGTCGTGGAGTACATGTCAGATGCGCATTCTCACCTGTGGAGCATGCGCAGAAGCAAGGCGAACTTCTTCCGGCTCATGTCCGTCTTCTCGGGCCTGTTCGCGGTGGCGAAATGGTTCGGCGATGTGTGCTCGTGGAAGAACCCTGTCACCACCATTTTGGTGCACATCCTGTTCATCATGCTCGTCTGCTTCCCTGAGCTGATACTTCCGACCATCTTCCTCTACATGTTTCTTATAGGTGTCTGGAATTACCGGTTCCGCCCCCGCTACCCACCGCACATGAACACCAAGATCTCTTCCGTGGAGGCAGTGGATCCGGATGAGCTGGACGAGGAGTTCGACACCTACCCAACCTCTCGGAACCCGGAGATCGTGAGGATGAGGTATGATCGGCTGAGGAGTGTGGCCGGGAGGATACAGACGGTGGTGGGCGACATCGCGACTCAGGGTGAGAGACTGCATTTGCTGCTAACATGGAGGGATCCCCGGGCCACGGCGATGTTCCTGGTCTTCTGCCTGTGTGCAGCGATGGTGCTGTACGTGACGCCGTTGCAAGTGGTGGCAGCTGCCGCGGGGTTCTACTTGATGAGGCATCCAAGGTTCAGACACAAGTTGCCATCTGTGCCCGTCAACTTCTTCCGTCGATTGCCGGCGAGGACGGACAGCTTGCTCTAG
- the LOC135673838 gene encoding probable phospholipid hydroperoxide glutathione peroxidase 6, mitochondrial: MASSKATASIHDFTVKDARGNDVDLGTYKGKALLIVNVASQCGLTNSNYTELSQLYEKYKNNDFEILAFPCNQFAGQEPGNNEEIVEFACTRFKAEYPIFDKVDVNGSNAAPLYKFLKSSKGGLFGDGIKWNFTKFLVDKDGHVIDRYAPTTSPLSIEKDIKKVLGIA; encoded by the exons ATGGCTTCCTCCAAGGCCACCGCATCCATCCATGACTTCACCGTCAAG GATGCCAGGGGAAATGATGTGGATCTTGGCACTTACAAGGGGAAAGCATTGCTGATTGTCAACGTTGCATCACAATG TGGGTTGACTAATTCGAACTACACTGAGCTGAGTCAGCTGTATGAGAAGTACAAGAACAATG ATTTTGAGATTCTGGCATTTCCATGCAATCAGTTTGCGGGACAAGAACCAGGAAACAATGAAGAGATTGTTGAGTTTGCTTGCACTCGATTCAAAGCTGAATACCCGATATTTGATAAG GTTGATGTGAATGGTTCAAATGCTGCACCCTTGTACAAGTTCTTGAAGTCCAGCAAAGGTGGCCTTTTTGGGGATGGCATCAAGTGGAACTTCACCAAGTTCTTGGTGGACAAGGATGGGCACGTGATTGATCGCTATGCCCCAACCACATCCCCGCTTAGCATTGAG AAGGATATCAAAAAGGTTTTGGGGATTGCCTAA